In Nymphaea colorata isolate Beijing-Zhang1983 chromosome 3, ASM883128v2, whole genome shotgun sequence, a genomic segment contains:
- the LOC116250157 gene encoding trihelix transcription factor GT-4-like, whose amino-acid sequence MYVAEKRSPIDFYKEEGMMEVVANGMQPSPLQQQPQPLQQQQLVLAESSGGEDHEIKQPKKRAETWIQEEILTLIALRREMDGMFNTSKSNKHLWEQISTKMREKGFDRSPTMCTDKWRNLLKEYKKARHHDRGSGAGGGGGGGSAKTSYYKELEDLLRERAKNAPYKSPPSKVEAYMHYPDKGNSLGLEDAGIPFGPVEGSARSSLNLERRLDHDGHPLAIAAADAVAANGVPPWNWRDTTANGGDRQSPFEGKVILVKWGDYTRRIGVDGTAEAIKEAIKCSFGLRTKRAFWLEDEDGIVRSLDRDMPLGTYSLHLDEGLTIKVCYDDPGMAEEKTLYTEDDFRDFLTRRGWTGLREFPGFRNEFTAFRSLDTLDDLRPGCMYQGARLLSE is encoded by the exons ATGTATGTGGCAGAAAAGAGGTCGCCTATCGACTTCTACAAGGAGGAAGGGATGATGGAGGTGGTCGCCAACGGTATGCAGCCCTCCCCTCTGCAGCAGCAGCCTCAACctctgcagcagcagcagctcgTCCTGGCTGAGAGCAGCGGCGGGGAGGATCACGAAATCAAGCAGCCGAAGAAGCGCGCCGAAACGTGGATTCAGGAAGAGATCCTCACGCTTATCGCCCTGCGCCGGGAGATGGACGGCATGTTTAACACCTCCAAGTCCAACAAGCACCTATGGGAGCAGATTTCCACCAAGATGAGGGAGAAGGGATTCGATCGGTCCCCAACTATGTGCACTGATAAATGGAGAAATCTTCTCAAGGAGTATAAGAAGGCCAGACACCATGATAGGGGAAGTGGTGCgggcggtggtggtggaggagggtCTGCCAAGACGTCTTACTACAAGGAGCTGGAAGACCTGCTGAGAGAAAGGGCGAAGAACGCGCCGTACAAGAGCCCACCTTCAAAGGTCGAGGCTTACATGCATTATCCCGACAAAGGCAATTCTCTAg GCCTTGAAGATGCTGGTATTCCTTTTGGACCTGTAGAAG GCAGTGCTAGGTCATCTCTAAATCTGGAGCGACGTCTGGATCATGACGGGCATCCTCTTGCCATAGCAGCTGCTGATGCAGTTGCTGCCAATGGTGTTCCCCCATGGAACTGGAGGGATACCACTGCAAATg GTGGGGATAGGCAGTccccttttgaaggaaaggtcatACTGGTGAAATGGGGTGACTACACACGAAGAATAGGTGTTGATGGCACTGCTGAGGCTATAAAGGAAGCTATCAAATGTTCTTTTGGCTTAAGAACAAAGCGTGCATTCTGGCTAGAGGATGAAGATGGGATAGTCCGTAGCCTAGATAGAGACATGCCACTGGGAACGTACTCTCTTCATCTTGATGAGG GCTTGACAATAAAAGTTTGTTATGATGATCCTGGCATGGCTGAAGAGAAGACTCTGTACACAGAGGATGACTTCCGTGATTTTCTAACACGTCGTGGCTGGACTGGCTTGAGAGAGTTTCCTGGTTTTAGAAATGAGTTCACTGCATTCAGAAGTCTTGATACTCTTGATGACCTCCGCCCTGGCTGCATGTATCAGGGTGCAAGATTACTAAGTGAATAG
- the LOC116251233 gene encoding uncharacterized protein LOC116251233 has translation MAELKLSEMRDLTRVERIGAHSHIRGLGLDDALEPRGASEGMVGQHTARKAAGVILQMIRDGKIAGRAVLLAGQPGTGKTAIAMGMAKALGHETPFAMLSGSELYSLEMSKTEALMQSFRRAIGVRIKEETEIIEGEVVELQIDRPAVAGAASKTGKLTLKTTEMETVYDLGAKMIEALNKEKVQSGDVVVIDKSSGKITKLGRSFARSKDYDAMGPHTKFVQCPDGELQKRKEVVHCVTLHEIDVINSRTQGFLALFTGDTGEIRTEVREQIDTKVAEWREEGKAEIIPGVLFIDEVHMLDIECFSFLNRALENEMAPILVVATNRGITTIRGTNYKSPHGIPIDFLDRLLIITTQPYTEDEIRKIIDIRSQEEDVDMSEDAKVLLTKIGIETSLRYAINLITSASLACQKRKGKVVEMEDISRVYQLFLDVKRSTQYLMEYQSEYMFSEVPGEAEEDEAMQT, from the exons ATGGCGGAGCTGAAGTTGTCGGAGATGAGGGATTTGACGCGGGTGGAGCGCATTGGCGCCCACTCCCATATCAGAGGCCTCGGTCTTGACGACGCCCTGGAGCCCCGCGGCGCCTCCGAAGGGATGGTGGGGCAGCATACCGCTCGCAAGGCCGCCGGCGTCATCCTCCAAATGATCCGCGATGGAAAGATCGCTGGCCGCGCCGTTCTCCTTGCTGGGCAGCCTGGCACCGGCAAGACGGCCATTGCCATGGGCATGGCCAAGGCGCTCGGCCACGAGACCCCGTTCGCCATGCTATCCGGCAGCGAGCTATATTCCCTGGAGATGAGCAAAACTGAGGCCCTAATGCAGTCCTTTCGCCGAGCCATTGGTGTCCGCATTAAGGAGGAGACTGAGATAATAGAAGGCGAGGTTGTCGAGCTCCAGATTGACCGCCCTGCTGTCGCCGGCGCGGCCTCCAAGACTGGCAAGCTCACCCTCAAGACCACCGAGATGGAGACCGTCTACGATCTGGGAGCCAAGATGATCGAGGCGCTCAACAAGGAGAAGGTTCAGAGTGGCGATGTCGTCGTCATTGACAAGTCGTCCGGGAAGATTACCAAGCTCGGCAGGTCGTTCGCGAGGTCGAAGGACTACGATGCCATGGGTCCTCATACTAAATTCGTTCAGTGTCCCGACGGCGAACTCCAGAAGCGTAAAGAGGTCGTACACTGCGTTACCCTCCATGAGATCGATGTTATCAACAGCAG AACACAGGGATTCCTAGCCTTGTTCACTGGTGACACCGGTGAGATCCGTACTGAGGTGCGGGAGCAGATCGATACCAAGGTTGCAGaatggagagaggaaggaaaggcTGAAATCATCCCGGGTGTTCTGTTCATAGATGAGGTTCACATGCTCGACATTgaatgtttttcctttctcaacCGGGCTTTGGAAAATGAAATGGCACCCATATTGGTCGTTGCTACCAACAGAGGAATTACAACCATCAGGGGCACAAATTACAAGTCCCCACACGGTATTcctattgattttcttgatCGATTGCTGATCATTACAACCCAGCCATATACAGAGGACGAGATAAGAAAGATCATTGACATTCGAAGTCAAGAGGAGGACGTTGACATGTCTGAGGATGCCAAAGTTCTGTTAACAAAAATTGGTATTGAGACATCTTTGAGGTATGCGATTAACTTGATCACTTCTGCCTCCTTGGCCTGCCAGAAGCGCAAAGGGAAAGTCGTGGAAATGGAAGACATTAGCAGGGTGTATCAATTGTTCCTCGATGTGAAAAGGTCAACCCAATACCTGATGGAGTATCAGAGCGAATACATGTTCAGTGAAGTACCAGGAGAGGCTGAGGAAGATGAGGCAATGCAGACTTGA